One window of the Natrinema sp. CBA1119 genome contains the following:
- a CDS encoding 4Fe-4S ferredoxin N-terminal domain-containing protein, producing MSFDDASDDDETFHPLGEAWQDDLEDVLDDTEYDTELGMEMGRDAMRVTKGDLSEEEFHERYHEEVMEEFGEDGRPIASPDDVDEESGSLLSSVTGDESRREVLKKGAAGAGFAALGWGAVDQQEPEEPAVEDPGEVEPDEDATQWGMTIDLEHCDGCLSCVTACNAEHNWDQGANWMYVLAFEDGNVESPEPDNYDSVHDFNFLVRPCQHCTDAPCEKVCPTTARHTRDRGGLVLTDYEVCIGCRYCQVACPYGVNYFQWDEPNVDREEIDSEAVYDYRDRPVSSRAPRGVMSKCVFDPPRQDGNFGEELVGTTACESACPPSVIQFGDKNNPNSDPERYQDNPARARTLIRVSTGLPSPDELPGMLEGVDSNLDAVTEAVDGLTEESIALAVAVQLTNVEYEEEAPPGDTLPEQEQTILDVVAALQDHGLDLTSEETLRRLDLTVDQFEGPSEDVEVSTNEDVAQERFEDYIDAPEEEFELLADIGTNPNVTYLGKQPGPNAHQVPGPTSYEEVDMLNVRQKALDDETVSIVDRDVDLGVGEESNSSH from the coding sequence ATGAGTTTCGACGACGCTTCGGACGACGACGAGACGTTTCATCCGCTCGGCGAGGCGTGGCAGGACGACCTCGAGGACGTGCTCGACGACACCGAGTACGACACGGAACTCGGGATGGAGATGGGGCGAGACGCGATGCGGGTCACGAAAGGTGACCTCTCGGAGGAGGAGTTCCACGAGCGCTATCACGAGGAGGTAATGGAGGAGTTCGGCGAGGACGGGCGACCGATCGCCAGCCCGGACGACGTCGACGAGGAGTCGGGATCGCTGCTCTCGTCGGTTACCGGCGACGAGTCCCGTCGCGAGGTGCTCAAGAAGGGGGCCGCCGGTGCAGGGTTCGCCGCTCTCGGGTGGGGTGCGGTCGACCAGCAGGAACCGGAGGAGCCGGCCGTCGAAGATCCGGGGGAAGTGGAACCCGACGAGGACGCGACGCAGTGGGGGATGACGATCGACCTCGAGCACTGCGACGGCTGTCTCTCCTGTGTGACGGCCTGCAACGCGGAGCACAACTGGGATCAGGGGGCCAATTGGATGTACGTCCTCGCCTTCGAGGACGGCAATGTCGAGTCGCCCGAACCCGACAACTACGACAGCGTTCACGACTTCAACTTCCTCGTCCGGCCGTGCCAGCACTGTACGGATGCGCCCTGCGAGAAGGTGTGTCCGACGACAGCCCGCCACACCCGCGATAGGGGCGGGCTGGTACTGACCGACTACGAGGTCTGCATCGGTTGTCGGTACTGTCAGGTCGCCTGTCCGTACGGCGTTAACTACTTCCAGTGGGACGAACCCAACGTGGATCGGGAAGAGATCGATTCGGAAGCAGTCTACGACTACCGCGACCGGCCGGTCAGCAGCCGTGCGCCCCGCGGCGTCATGTCGAAGTGCGTCTTCGATCCGCCCCGTCAAGACGGTAACTTCGGCGAGGAACTGGTCGGGACGACCGCATGCGAGTCGGCCTGTCCGCCGAGCGTCATCCAATTTGGCGACAAGAACAATCCGAATAGCGATCCGGAGCGCTACCAGGACAATCCCGCCAGAGCGCGAACGCTAATCCGGGTAAGTACGGGGCTTCCGTCGCCCGACGAACTCCCGGGGATGCTCGAGGGAGTGGACTCGAACCTGGACGCGGTCACCGAGGCCGTCGACGGCCTCACCGAGGAATCGATCGCCCTCGCAGTCGCGGTCCAGCTTACGAACGTGGAGTACGAGGAGGAGGCACCGCCGGGCGATACCCTCCCGGAGCAAGAGCAAACGATCCTCGATGTCGTGGCGGCCCTTCAGGACCACGGGCTCGACCTCACCAGCGAGGAGACCCTTCGCAGACTCGATCTCACGGTCGATCAGTTCGAGGGGCCGTCCGAAGACGTCGAGGTCTCCACCAATGAGGACGTCGCGCAGGAACGGTTCGAGGACTACATCGACGCCCCCGAGGAGGAGTTCGAACTCCTCGCGGACATCGGGACGAATCCGAACGTCACCTACCTCGGAAAACAGCCCGGACCGAACGCCCATCAGGTTCCCGGGCCGACGTCCTACGAGGAAGTCGACATGCTCAACGTGCGA